The stretch of DNA tatgggttagggtgttacataggggatgagtaaaaatagggcacggTAGAAACTCTTACATAGGGAATGAGTAAAATAgagcgcgcgagaaagtcgtacaTAGTGAATGAGCAAAAATAAGGCGCACGATAAAATCGTAATAAgcaaatgagtaaaaatataacgGACAAGAAACTCGTGGCTAGgaaatgagtaaaaatagggcatgCGAAAAACTTGACAATAGGGAATGAGTAAAAACATAGAACGcgacaattattattattatatatatatatagcggatGGATAAAAAATAAGACGAACAATAATTATTAATCTATTCATAGATAGCAACACATGAATCCGTCGTGTAATATCACAAATTTTGATTGAGATTTTAAATTAAGCGATTTTGATTCAACAAATATGATTGAGTAGATTGTTTGGAAtttcattataatttataattttttttatcttattatcCTCAAGTTATTATTGCTATAGACaactaaattataaataataaaaataaataaatcatataaatttctaaattataataaataaagtgaTAAATCTCAACTTAAGATATCCACATTAGATAAACATAAAGAGTAGACAATAATATAGTTCATACCAAAGATACCCATAATCAAAATGCCTAAGCAACACTAATTGATCAACAATAATAGCTTAGTCATAaaacaaatcctaaaataaacCAGATTTAGTTCAACCTAATACACAAGAACACCTAAAGCAATAACTAACACACATTAAAACACAACAAACTGTTAACAAAATACAGCACAACAATGGCCCTTGAACCAAAACATAAGcgataaacaaacaaaataaacagGCAAACACACAGCCTTTGCATTGAAGGCCAACACGCAAACACTTTCAGCAGCAAAACCACTAAAAACGCATAGTAGAAGAAGAACTTTCTGTGCTTATTCCACCCATAATTATAGCATTGTCAACAGctttggatttatttatttccttgCGAGACACAACTTGAACAACATCCTCAATCAAAGCACCCTTTCCATGACCAACAAACTCTTGGCCAAATGATACTATTCCAGTTCCCCCATCACAACCAAATCCAAGAGTAGGCCCTTCAAAAATTacctaaaacaatttcaaaaaacAATTGCAACAAAATCAATTAATGAACACAGATAAAATTTGCAAAAACAATCAAATAGGTCTCTATGCAAAAAGCTAAGGTACCTGGTTTGAAAACGCATATTTGCCATCAAATTGAAGGGTTTTGATAACATCAATATCATCTGTGATACGAAGAACCTCAACAACATGATCAGACAGCTCATCAACTCTAATAGATTTCTTCACAATCATTAAGACTAACTTATCAGCCAGTATTTTTTCACCATAGTCACTCAAAGCAAAGGAAGATCCCTGAAAAAACAACATAGACAACATgttaaaaacaatgaaaaagcaTAAAATCAAAACTGCAACGGATGTACATTTGAACAAAACATAACAGTACAAATAATACATTGTCACGAATGGATTCAATTCCTTCAAGCAAATTCTCAGACATTGGCAACAATACTCCAGATGTTCCATCCTGAATGCCAATTTGAAGAGAACACCTATAACAAACACAAATTcagaaacttaaaaaataaatagggaAACTAATGAAGGAaaaccagttttaaataaaaaactgcAGCACATTACTTTGATGTAGAGCTGAAGACAGTAAGATGGCAATGAACACAATAATAAGAACCACGTCCAATATTTAAAAAAGCTCCACAGTGACAAACCGGATAGAACCACTGATCAACTTTGAAAAGACCAACAATTTTGCCACAGAGAACAAACAATCCATCCTGAAATGTGTGAATCAGTTCATGCACAGTTTTATGTGGATAGAGCCGAGTAAACTCCAGCTCTTTACATGATTTGGAACCTGAATAGTATTCTTTCTTAACCAAAGGAACGGAACAACACTTATATCCCATACTAAAACAAAATCACCAATAAAATTATCAatggaaaacaaaaaatcagCTAAAACAATGAATACTATAAAATAGGATAAGAATCTCACTCATTCTTAAACTGATCCACTTCCACATAAGGAGGATTCAATAAAACTTTGCTAACATCATCAATACATTCAATAAACACAAAACCTAACCATTTTGAATCAAAAGATAAGAGgttaattaaaaacaaaggacatcataaataataaacaaaaagcagacaaaaaattaacattaaacaTACCATTTTTGGCAACAATCCTGACAAAAAGCAGTACTAAAATAGGCAAATCCCTGGTACATCCATTCAACATCCTCTCCAACTCATAAGCATTACGACCAGATAGAAAACACTCAAACTTTCCACTACATAAAACACCATAAGATCACACAAACATACAACCAAAATCAAAAACAGGAcactaagaaaagaaaaaaaattcaattaatacCACATATCAGCTAATATAACTCTCACACCACAATCCATTCCACCACTCATTCCATCAGCTGGATGGCAAAATACATCAATGACAACACCCATAACATCTACACAGCAAAAGATACAAAAGTTACATTAAAAATCCCTAACAAAACCTAATGAAACATTTACACAAAaatttataagagaaaataaacaGCTAACcaaacttaacaaaaaaacaTCACATACCAACTAAATAATTCAAACCATTTGTAAAGTTCCGCATCTTTTGGAAAGAAAACAACTTGAGAGCATAATGAGGAATGGCCAAACTCTGAGAGAGGGCAACAGTGGTCATGATGCAGAAAACTATCCTGAACTGACTGAAAGTAAACATACACTggctaatatttttttttacatgaaaaTATTCAATCATGTATACACCATCTTCGAATAAAATATTAGCAAAACGATCAACAAATTCAGCAGGAACAGTTGCTTGAATCTTTTTACCCTGCAGATGAAATCAAACATAAATTGTAACAAAagtcaaaatagaaaaaatattcacaacactcaaaacaaacaacaaaatgtACAAATATAACCTCTTTGTCAAGTAAAATAAGCTCAATCTCATAAATATCATGTGTTTTCAAACAACGTCTAACTTTCCACATTCTCACCACCCTAACCTTAATGGACCAATCTAAACTATTACAACGAAGACGATCCAAAGGAGTGAACCGATGAGTAAATTCCATTACCTAAAGAGAGATTGTTTACAGAGAAAACAATGACTTTGTAATATATAACTTTAAACTCATGCAACTGACTTATATAAGGAAAAATAACAATGGTTTGGCAGGGCAAATTACGGTACAATCCTTCCAATTAAAGGATATAATCGCATAACAGCTTTATCATTAAGCACCcatcaaaaattaaattaaaggatTGACATGTGCATTAAATGTGATAAGTTGAATGACTACTTGGGGTAAATTTTCTTCTTTGAGTTGACAGCTAATCACACACAAAGAGGAAACAACAGGTATTGGTAACTACATAAAAGAGGAAATAAGCTTTATATGGAATGATACTATCCTTAGTTAACTCAGACTTGAAGTTATAAGAAATACTAACTCAACTGTTTTTTAAGTAGGTGGTATTCTAAAAATTTTGATCATTTTAGAGTAGTTAATctgaattaacaaaaaaaaagattaataacctaaatcaattttaacattttttttcaatacgTAAAAATAGGGCGAGCAAAAAAATCATCGGTAgcaaatgagtaaaaatagagcgCGCTAGAAAATCAAACGTAGCGGATGATGTAGTTATCATATTCTAAAAAGAGTGAAAATTTTAAGTATTGCGACTACTTAAAATTCGTTCAGCTCATACTCCACGTGTGAGCCCACATCAAGATTCATCCATGTCATATGCCACTTGTTGAgtcagggggtaacgcaaagaaaaaatattttaagaataatattttaagattaacactaatagaaaaataataataagactaatatagtgaaaaaattgatttttttcctgtgtccaaatcaaatgaaccaagtctctatttatagacaaaaaaaaatcatgatttttggtgaaaaaaataaataaaaaaaaattaatttgcaacgaaataattgagtttaaagtattaaatggataaAAATCAAAGCAATCAATCACAATGAGCCACGTGGCTGAATCTTATCAAATAACACTGACAGATTAAATGTATTCAT from Trifolium pratense cultivar HEN17-A07 linkage group LG5, ARS_RC_1.1, whole genome shotgun sequence encodes:
- the LOC123886453 gene encoding uncharacterized protein LOC123886453: MEFTHRFTPLDRLRCNSLDWSIKVRVVRMWKVRRCLKTHDIYEIELILLDKEGKKIQATVPAEFVDRFANILFEDGVYMIEYFHSLAIPHYALKLFSFQKMRNFTNGLNYLVDVMGVVIDVFCHPADGMSGGMDCGVRVILADMCGKFECFLSGRNAYELERMLNGCTRDLPILVLLFVRIVAKNGFVFIECIDDVSKVLLNPPYVEVDQFKNDMGYKCCSVPLVKKEYYSGSKSCKELEFTRLYPHKTVHELIHTFQDGLFVLCGKIVGLFKVDQWFYPVCHCGAFLNIGRGSYYCVHCHLTVFSSTSKCSLQIGIQDGTSGVLLPMSENLLEGIESIRDNGSSFALSDYGEKILADKLVLMIVKKSIRVDELSDHVVEVLRITDDIDVIKTLQFDGKYAFSNQVIFEGPTLGFGCDGGTGIVSFGQEFVGHGKGALIEDVVQVVSRKEINKSKAVDNAIIMGGISTESSSSTMRF